A genomic region of Granulicella cerasi contains the following coding sequences:
- the hpnA gene encoding hopanoid-associated sugar epimerase, translating to MKLFITGATGFVGSHVAQLAASQGAQLRLLVRPTSVTKNLPKDAELVTGDLRDPQSFASALQGVDAVLHVAADYRLWVPDPADMYKANVDGTRELLRLSREAGVRRVVYTSSVATMGFKTDGTIVDETTPVGEADMIGHYKRSKWLGEQEALAAARAGQNVMILNPTTPIGPLDTKPTPTGRILVDFLNRNFPAYVETGLNLVDVEEIARVHLAALEIGRPGERYILGGENLTLKQILDKLATISGLPSPNTKVPHAVAMAYAFFEETFTGKLRGKEPRATVEAVRMGKKMMFASSSRAEHELGLRVMPVDHALQAACAWFVANGYAPAPPKSLL from the coding sequence ATGAAGCTTTTCATTACAGGCGCTACGGGCTTTGTTGGCTCCCATGTAGCTCAGTTGGCCGCATCTCAGGGCGCGCAATTGCGTCTGCTGGTGCGGCCTACGTCTGTCACGAAGAATCTGCCGAAGGATGCGGAACTCGTCACCGGCGATCTGCGCGATCCTCAGAGCTTCGCGTCTGCGCTGCAAGGTGTGGACGCGGTGCTGCATGTCGCTGCGGATTATCGCTTGTGGGTGCCCGACCCTGCAGATATGTACAAGGCTAACGTCGATGGCACGCGTGAGTTGCTGCGTCTCTCTCGCGAAGCTGGCGTACGCCGCGTGGTTTACACCAGCTCTGTGGCGACGATGGGCTTCAAGACCGATGGCACGATTGTCGATGAGACAACGCCTGTAGGCGAAGCCGATATGATCGGCCACTACAAGCGTTCGAAGTGGCTGGGTGAGCAGGAAGCGTTAGCTGCCGCGCGTGCGGGGCAGAATGTCATGATCCTGAATCCGACGACGCCGATCGGGCCGTTGGATACCAAGCCGACGCCGACCGGCCGCATCCTGGTGGACTTCCTCAATCGCAACTTCCCAGCGTATGTCGAGACGGGTTTGAACCTCGTCGATGTCGAAGAGATTGCACGGGTGCATCTTGCGGCGCTCGAGATCGGTCGTCCGGGCGAGCGATATATTCTTGGTGGCGAAAACCTCACGCTCAAGCAGATTCTCGACAAGCTGGCTACGATCAGCGGGCTGCCCTCGCCGAACACGAAGGTGCCTCATGCCGTAGCGATGGCGTACGCGTTCTTTGAAGAGACCTTCACCGGTAAGCTGCGTGGCAAAGAGCCTCGTGCGACCGTCGAAGCTGTGCGTATGGGCAAGAAGATGATGTTCGCTTCGTCGTCCAGGGCCGAGCATGAGCTTGGTCTGCGCGTGATGCCAGTCGATCATGCCTTGCAGGCGGCCTGTGCGTGGTTTGTGGCGAACGGATACGCGCCTGCGCCCCCGAAGTCTCTCCTCTAG
- the hpnH gene encoding adenosyl-hopene transferase HpnH — protein sequence MAVPVSQAFTVMSYVLKQKLKGRKRYPLVLMLEPLFRCNLACAGCGKIQYPAHILKAELTPEQCWAAAEECGTPMVSIPGGEPLLHPQMPEIVAGLVARKKYVYMCTNALLLKEKLHLFKPSKYLSFSVHLDGEKEHHDFGVCREGGHDIAMEGIRAAVAAGFRVTTNTTLFDGADPNSVRRHFDQIMEAGVESMMLSPGYTYDKAPDQQHFLGKAKSRRMFRAILSNRKKSWEFNTHPLFSEFLMGKQDFECTPWGMPTYSIFGWQKPCYLLQDGYADTFQELLDATEWENYGAKSGNPRCANCMVHSGHEASAVDYNFSSLKGFIQTAKRYMFKPTYDDADAMKLLNEWPKTSHGPLVQIDNAASTNVVVKTTVQESSAVSGD from the coding sequence ATGGCCGTACCCGTATCGCAAGCGTTCACCGTAATGTCCTACGTCCTGAAGCAGAAGCTGAAGGGCCGCAAGCGTTACCCGCTGGTGCTGATGCTGGAGCCGTTGTTCCGCTGCAACCTTGCCTGCGCGGGTTGCGGCAAAATCCAGTACCCGGCACACATCCTGAAGGCTGAACTGACGCCCGAGCAGTGCTGGGCCGCTGCCGAGGAGTGCGGCACGCCGATGGTTTCCATCCCCGGCGGTGAACCGCTGCTGCATCCGCAGATGCCGGAGATCGTTGCCGGTCTCGTAGCGCGCAAGAAGTACGTGTACATGTGCACGAACGCGCTGCTGCTGAAGGAAAAGCTTCACCTCTTCAAGCCTTCGAAGTACCTGTCGTTTTCGGTGCATCTCGACGGCGAAAAGGAGCACCACGACTTCGGTGTTTGCCGCGAAGGTGGCCACGATATCGCGATGGAAGGCATCCGCGCTGCGGTCGCTGCGGGCTTCCGCGTGACAACGAACACCACGCTTTTTGATGGCGCTGACCCCAACTCGGTCCGTCGCCACTTTGACCAGATCATGGAAGCTGGCGTGGAGAGCATGATGCTCTCGCCTGGCTACACATACGATAAGGCCCCGGATCAGCAGCACTTCCTCGGTAAGGCGAAGTCGCGTCGTATGTTCCGCGCCATCCTGTCGAACCGCAAGAAGAGCTGGGAGTTCAACACGCACCCCCTCTTCTCCGAGTTCCTGATGGGCAAGCAGGACTTCGAGTGCACGCCCTGGGGCATGCCGACGTACTCCATCTTCGGTTGGCAGAAGCCTTGCTACCTGCTGCAGGACGGATATGCCGATACCTTCCAGGAGCTGCTCGATGCCACGGAGTGGGAGAACTATGGCGCGAAGAGCGGCAACCCGCGTTGCGCGAACTGCATGGTGCACTCGGGCCACGAAGCTTCGGCGGTCGATTACAACTTCAGCTCGCTGAAGGGTTTCATCCAGACAGCGAAGCGCTACATGTTTAAGCCGACCTACGACGATGCGGACGCGATGAAGCTGCTCAACGAGTGGCCGAAGACCTCGCATGGCCCGCTGGTGCAGATCGACAACGCTGCTTCGACGAACGTTGTGGTGAAGACGACTGTGCAGGAATCATCGGCTGTTTCGGGCGACTAG
- the shc gene encoding squalene--hopene cyclase — MSATQPKFGRLDLGLDKVEDGIRRSAEWLLGQQHEDGYWCGELEADAMLEADYIFLHALFGTGDAGKLERVRNEILRHQNDDGGWSLYPGGPSNVNYGVKCYLALKLMGHTAEEPLMQKARESTLALGGVIACNTFTKMYLCALGAYDYDSVPAVPPEIVLFPDWFYFNIYEVSAWSRAILVPLSIIYAKKPFKKLPPEQGIDELYVGGRENANMRLRWDKRHFFSWRNFFLLTDRLAHWAERVHLRPLRKMALKKAEKWMLEHFEKSDGLGAIYPAMLNAIIALRALGYSESDPQVIRARDEFEKLGLDFPQGEPNYPTPTMRMQPCLSPVWDTAQIVGPLVEAGISDKDPRLVKAVDWLLSKEIRYKGDWYHNAKVEDPSCWCFFHNNDHQPDCDDTAEVLMALKAVEGSRGRYQNEAAERAIEWLFSMQCKNGGWASFDKDNTKKVFESIPFADHNAMIDPPTVDITGRILEMLAGYGYTRRDERVEKAIQFIFKEQEIDGTWFGRWGVNYLYGTFLALRGLQAMDVDYLETPVQQAVEWIRMVQNSDGGWGETCGTYDNPNLRGEGVSTPSQTAWALLGLLAGNDTRSDSVAKGIRWLINNQQADGGWEELAEGRNGESHYTGTGFPKVFYLGYHLYKQYFPLLALTTYKKAIEAASAEA, encoded by the coding sequence ATGAGCGCGACGCAACCGAAGTTTGGACGCCTGGATCTCGGCCTGGATAAGGTCGAAGACGGCATTCGCCGATCGGCGGAATGGCTGCTGGGACAGCAGCATGAAGATGGTTACTGGTGTGGTGAGTTGGAAGCCGATGCCATGTTGGAAGCTGACTACATCTTCCTCCACGCACTCTTCGGCACGGGCGACGCCGGCAAGCTCGAACGCGTTCGCAATGAGATCCTGCGCCACCAGAACGACGATGGCGGCTGGAGCCTCTACCCCGGCGGCCCTTCGAACGTGAACTACGGTGTGAAGTGCTACCTGGCGCTGAAGCTGATGGGGCACACGGCGGAAGAACCGCTCATGCAGAAGGCACGTGAGTCCACGCTCGCGCTGGGTGGCGTGATCGCCTGCAACACCTTTACGAAGATGTACCTCTGTGCGCTCGGCGCGTATGACTACGACTCGGTGCCGGCAGTACCGCCCGAGATCGTGCTGTTCCCCGACTGGTTTTACTTCAACATCTACGAAGTGAGCGCATGGTCGCGTGCGATCCTCGTGCCGTTGTCGATCATTTACGCGAAGAAGCCGTTCAAGAAGCTGCCGCCGGAACAGGGCATTGACGAGCTTTACGTGGGTGGCCGCGAGAACGCGAACATGCGTCTTCGCTGGGACAAGAGGCACTTCTTCTCGTGGCGTAATTTCTTCCTGCTGACGGACCGCCTGGCGCACTGGGCGGAGCGTGTGCACCTGCGTCCCCTGCGCAAGATGGCGCTGAAGAAGGCGGAGAAGTGGATGCTCGAGCACTTCGAGAAGTCCGATGGCCTCGGTGCCATTTATCCGGCCATGTTGAACGCGATCATCGCGCTGCGCGCACTCGGGTACTCCGAAAGCGATCCGCAGGTGATCCGCGCGCGCGATGAGTTCGAAAAGCTCGGACTGGATTTCCCGCAGGGCGAGCCGAATTATCCGACGCCGACGATGCGCATGCAGCCCTGTCTGTCGCCCGTCTGGGACACCGCACAGATCGTTGGCCCGCTCGTCGAGGCTGGTATCTCCGACAAGGACCCGCGCCTGGTGAAGGCGGTTGACTGGTTGCTGTCGAAGGAGATCCGCTACAAGGGCGACTGGTACCACAATGCAAAGGTCGAAGACCCTAGCTGCTGGTGCTTCTTCCACAACAATGATCATCAGCCCGATTGCGACGATACTGCCGAAGTGCTGATGGCGCTGAAGGCTGTGGAGGGCTCGCGCGGACGCTACCAGAACGAGGCCGCTGAGCGCGCGATCGAGTGGCTCTTCTCCATGCAGTGCAAGAACGGCGGCTGGGCATCGTTCGATAAGGACAATACGAAGAAGGTCTTCGAGTCGATTCCGTTTGCCGACCACAATGCGATGATCGATCCGCCGACGGTGGACATCACCGGTCGCATTCTGGAGATGCTCGCGGGCTACGGCTACACGCGTCGCGACGAGCGCGTGGAGAAGGCGATCCAGTTCATCTTCAAGGAGCAGGAGATCGACGGCACATGGTTTGGTCGCTGGGGTGTGAACTACCTCTACGGCACCTTCCTCGCACTGCGCGGACTGCAGGCGATGGACGTCGATTACCTGGAAACGCCGGTCCAGCAGGCCGTCGAGTGGATCCGCATGGTGCAGAACTCCGATGGCGGATGGGGCGAGACCTGCGGCACGTACGACAATCCGAACCTGCGTGGCGAGGGCGTTTCAACGCCGTCGCAGACCGCATGGGCGCTACTTGGCTTGCTCGCAGGCAACGATACGCGCTCGGACTCGGTCGCAAAAGGCATTCGGTGGTTGATCAACAATCAGCAGGCCGATGGCGGATGGGAAGAGCTTGCGGAGGGCCGCAACGGTGAAAGCCACTACACCGGAACGGGCTTCCCGAAGGTCTTCTACCTCGGCTATCACCTGTACAAGCAGTATTTCCCGCTGCTGGCGTTGACGACGTACAAAAAGGCGATTGAAGCTGCTTCTGCGGAAGCGTAG
- a CDS encoding 4-hydroxy-3-methylbut-2-enyl diphosphate reductase, with translation MSPAILEPTANAPIDNQADTKRVLLLKPRGFCAGVVRAVDIVKIALETFGAPIYVRKEIVHNRYVVDDLRQKGAIFVNELDEVPEGKRVIYSAHGVSPAVRERAKERGLKVVDATCPLVTKVHIEAIKFAKQGYSLVLVGHRDHEEVEGTQGEAPDVTQVVSTPEEVEALIVPDPNKVAYLTQTTLSLDEAATMIDALKKKFPNIVGPHAQDICYATENRQTAVKNVAHGADIVLVVGSRNSSNSNRLVEVSQNLGTVSYLIDKAEDIKPEWLDSKNTVAITAGASAPEVLVQEVVEYLQNKGYNSVEEVEVMPENVRFGLPPEIVQAIAAAPKVDQQPTA, from the coding sequence GTGAGCCCCGCTATCCTCGAACCGACCGCCAACGCCCCCATCGACAACCAAGCCGACACAAAGCGTGTCCTTCTGCTTAAGCCACGCGGCTTCTGCGCGGGTGTAGTGCGTGCAGTGGACATCGTGAAGATTGCGCTCGAGACCTTCGGCGCGCCGATCTACGTCCGCAAGGAAATCGTGCATAACCGCTACGTGGTGGACGATCTGCGCCAGAAGGGTGCGATCTTCGTCAACGAACTGGACGAAGTGCCGGAAGGCAAGCGCGTGATTTACTCCGCGCACGGCGTTTCGCCAGCGGTGCGTGAGCGTGCCAAAGAACGCGGCCTGAAGGTCGTAGATGCGACCTGCCCGCTCGTCACCAAGGTCCACATCGAGGCCATCAAGTTCGCCAAGCAGGGCTACTCGCTCGTGCTCGTCGGTCATCGCGACCACGAAGAAGTTGAAGGCACGCAGGGCGAGGCACCGGATGTGACTCAGGTCGTTTCGACGCCGGAAGAGGTCGAAGCACTGATCGTTCCCGATCCGAACAAGGTCGCTTATCTGACGCAGACGACGCTCTCGCTCGATGAAGCGGCGACCATGATCGACGCGCTCAAGAAGAAGTTCCCGAACATCGTCGGACCGCACGCGCAGGACATCTGCTATGCGACCGAGAACCGCCAGACTGCAGTGAAGAACGTCGCGCATGGCGCGGATATCGTTCTCGTCGTCGGTTCGCGCAACTCCTCGAACTCGAACCGCCTTGTGGAGGTTTCGCAGAACCTGGGTACGGTCAGCTATCTGATCGACAAGGCTGAGGACATCAAGCCCGAGTGGCTGGATAGCAAGAACACGGTAGCGATCACGGCTGGCGCTTCGGCTCCTGAAGTTCTGGTGCAGGAAGTGGTGGAGTACCTGCAGAACAAGGGTTACAACTCGGTGGAAGAAGTAGAAGTGATGCCTGAGAATGTGCGTTTCGGCCTACCGCCGGAGATCGTACAGGCCATCGCTGCCGCCCCGAAGGTTGACCAGCAGCCGACCGCGTAA
- the recN gene encoding DNA repair protein RecN: MLLELRAENYAVIDHAVAVFGPGLNLLTGETGAGKSILIDALALLLGGKASSDWVRHGADKAVVGCVFESTPGAEDILEANGVDPEGDEILLRREIGSNGKGRVFINNQPATVAVLRQLAPELALVHAQSETLTSFDAAQQRQLLDRYASITTEACAEAFARWRGLQDQIDELRSAEQDRLRLLDLWSFQAKEIANAAIVDADEDAGLETEKRVLANAERLFTGANAAQELLYEAETSAESLLGAAIRHVDDLARFDPRFTAISQQLSEAKGSVEDAAATLRDFAGGVTASPERLEEIEDRLAALDRLKRKYGSTLAEVIAFHDDVAQKLSDLENRDARLVELEKELGVAADAYRKQADALTEARSAAGKKLAKLAEKQINDLAMSVRFGVEIHSNTEPVGWTANGWDTVSCLIATNAGEPLKPLTEIASGGEMSRVMLALKVSVEEGASSARKKKTPLPRTLVFDEIDIGIGGRAAEAVGQKLKMLAAGQQVLCITHLPQIAAFADQHFLIEKETRKGRTHTGIRKIERPERVEEIARMLSGAELTETSRAHAEQMLNASA, from the coding sequence ATGCTGCTGGAACTGCGCGCCGAAAACTATGCCGTGATTGACCACGCGGTGGCCGTGTTCGGCCCGGGTCTGAACCTTTTGACCGGTGAAACCGGCGCGGGTAAGTCGATTCTGATCGACGCACTGGCGCTGTTGCTTGGCGGCAAGGCCTCTTCCGACTGGGTGCGCCACGGTGCCGACAAGGCCGTTGTTGGCTGTGTTTTCGAGTCGACGCCCGGGGCAGAAGACATTCTGGAAGCGAATGGCGTAGATCCCGAAGGCGATGAGATTCTTTTGCGCCGCGAGATCGGTTCCAACGGCAAGGGCCGCGTCTTCATCAACAATCAGCCCGCGACGGTCGCGGTGCTACGGCAACTCGCCCCTGAACTTGCGCTGGTTCATGCGCAGTCGGAAACGCTGACGAGTTTTGACGCCGCACAGCAGCGGCAGTTGCTGGACCGCTATGCTTCGATCACGACCGAGGCCTGCGCCGAGGCGTTCGCGCGCTGGCGTGGCTTGCAGGACCAGATTGACGAACTGCGTTCCGCCGAGCAGGACCGCCTGCGACTGCTCGATCTGTGGAGCTTCCAGGCGAAGGAAATCGCAAATGCGGCGATCGTCGACGCGGACGAAGACGCCGGGCTGGAGACCGAAAAGCGTGTGCTCGCGAATGCTGAGCGGCTCTTCACCGGCGCGAACGCCGCTCAGGAGTTGCTCTACGAAGCGGAGACCTCGGCGGAGTCGTTGCTCGGTGCAGCGATTCGCCATGTCGATGATCTCGCGCGCTTCGACCCGCGTTTCACGGCAATTTCGCAGCAACTGAGCGAGGCGAAGGGCTCTGTGGAAGACGCTGCGGCGACTTTGCGCGACTTTGCTGGCGGTGTAACGGCGTCGCCCGAGCGACTGGAGGAGATTGAAGATCGTCTCGCCGCGCTGGACCGCCTGAAGCGCAAATACGGCTCGACCCTGGCTGAGGTGATCGCGTTCCACGATGACGTCGCGCAGAAGCTCTCTGACCTCGAAAATCGTGACGCGCGCCTGGTTGAGTTGGAGAAGGAACTCGGCGTTGCGGCGGATGCTTATCGCAAGCAGGCCGACGCGCTGACCGAAGCGCGTTCGGCGGCGGGGAAGAAACTTGCAAAGCTCGCGGAGAAGCAGATCAACGATCTCGCGATGAGCGTGCGGTTTGGCGTCGAGATTCACTCGAACACCGAGCCTGTAGGGTGGACGGCGAACGGCTGGGACACCGTCTCCTGCCTGATCGCGACGAACGCGGGCGAACCTCTGAAGCCCTTGACCGAAATCGCTTCGGGCGGCGAAATGTCGCGCGTCATGCTCGCGTTGAAGGTGTCGGTGGAAGAAGGCGCATCGTCGGCGCGGAAGAAGAAAACTCCGCTGCCGCGCACGCTGGTCTTTGACGAAATTGATATTGGTATCGGCGGCCGCGCGGCGGAGGCTGTCGGCCAGAAATTGAAGATGTTGGCGGCGGGCCAGCAGGTGCTCTGCATCACGCATCTGCCGCAGATCGCCGCGTTCGCCGATCAGCACTTCCTGATCGAGAAGGAAACGCGCAAGGGCCGTACGCACACGGGCATCCGTAAGATTGAGCGCCCGGAGCGCGTCGAGGAGATTGCGCGCATGCTGTCCGGTGCCGAGCTGACCGAGACTTCGCGCGCCCATGCGGAGCAAATGCTGAACGCTTCGGCGTGA
- a CDS encoding MotA/TolQ/ExbB proton channel family protein, translating to MTTAVLSIAMLWLQDAATDPAAMPPVTKAHSSALLDMLHNSGPMALTVLVLLLVMSLFSWAVMIAKWRAFNDADTQNKRFVRAFRKSGRLSEIAAVADQFRPSPLVSVFHEITDEYQRQSGGRGTPPNPAALERSAQTASSEALTIMESRMTWLATIAQVAPFVGLFGTVMGIIDAFHGLGTAGAATLRAVAPGISEALITTAAGLVVAVPALMGYNQLTARLREFASRMDDFGRELLNAIENAALTAPQALVNEQRPLDPRDDRRPY from the coding sequence ATGACTACGGCTGTGCTTTCCATTGCGATGCTTTGGCTACAGGATGCGGCGACCGACCCGGCAGCAATGCCACCGGTCACCAAGGCCCACTCGAGCGCGCTGCTCGACATGCTGCACAACAGCGGCCCCATGGCACTTACCGTGCTCGTGTTGCTGCTGGTGATGAGCTTGTTTTCGTGGGCAGTGATGATCGCCAAGTGGCGCGCGTTCAACGACGCCGACACGCAGAACAAGCGCTTCGTGCGCGCGTTCCGCAAGAGCGGACGTCTGAGCGAAATCGCTGCGGTCGCGGACCAGTTCCGGCCCAGCCCGCTCGTCTCGGTCTTCCACGAGATCACCGACGAGTACCAGCGCCAGAGCGGCGGACGCGGCACACCGCCGAACCCTGCAGCTCTTGAGCGCTCAGCGCAGACCGCATCCAGCGAAGCGCTGACGATCATGGAGTCACGCATGACGTGGCTGGCAACGATCGCGCAGGTCGCGCCCTTCGTCGGGCTCTTCGGCACCGTCATGGGCATCATCGACGCCTTCCACGGACTCGGCACAGCGGGCGCAGCTACTTTGCGCGCGGTCGCCCCGGGTATCTCCGAGGCGCTGATTACCACCGCCGCCGGCCTCGTCGTCGCGGTTCCCGCGCTGATGGGTTACAACCAGCTCACCGCACGACTGCGTGAGTTCGCTTCGCGCATGGATGACTTCGGCCGCGAGCTGCTGAACGCCATCGAGAACGCCGCACTCACCGCGCCACAGGCGTTGGTGAACGAGCAGCGTCCCCTCGATCCGCGCGATGACCGGAGGCCGTACTAG
- a CDS encoding ExbD/TolR family protein translates to MAFTGAKGRTQTALADINITPLVDVVLVLLLIFMVTAPVLQSGVEVAVPQTRTVNQLTEERQVITIDKDQNVFLDDKPLNVNDLPEILKSKGDARRTVYVRADQKVPFGAFASVMDAVKQAGITNISIVTQPIER, encoded by the coding sequence ATGGCCTTCACGGGAGCCAAGGGACGCACGCAGACGGCGCTCGCGGACATCAACATCACTCCGCTCGTCGACGTGGTGCTCGTGCTGCTGCTCATCTTCATGGTGACCGCGCCGGTGCTGCAGTCGGGCGTGGAAGTGGCTGTGCCGCAGACGCGCACCGTCAACCAGCTCACCGAAGAACGCCAGGTCATCACCATCGACAAGGACCAGAACGTCTTTCTCGACGACAAGCCGCTAAACGTGAACGATCTGCCGGAGATCCTGAAGTCCAAGGGCGATGCACGACGTACCGTCTACGTTCGCGCAGACCAGAAGGTGCCCTTCGGTGCTTTCGCCTCGGTGATGGATGCGGTGAAGCAGGCCGGCATCACGAACATCTCTATCGTCACGCAGCCCATTGAACGCTAA
- a CDS encoding energy transducer TonB, whose product MHVNEQLSHDSGDDRFRQGMIVAVVLHAALLGGIAAWGIWGHFKKHEEWGADKAELGAIQASMVSAIPLPTKAPPVKDQVLAPEETSPAPKPPPKEATAPPPKPTDVLIKAKEPKPQPKKVAPVETPAPPKHPQPTPPQPTNKATNAQSAVQLASSTTPVGNGTATATILDRTFGARYAYYVGIVSRKVGENWYKGEADPRSSTGRQVTMVFDIDRDGTPSNIRVETSSGSPSLDLSAKRALQRIDTFGPLPDGRDSITVEDTFVYGHP is encoded by the coding sequence ATGCACGTAAACGAACAGCTCAGCCACGACTCCGGTGACGACCGTTTCCGCCAGGGAATGATCGTGGCCGTAGTGCTTCATGCTGCGTTGCTCGGAGGCATCGCCGCCTGGGGCATCTGGGGACACTTCAAAAAGCACGAAGAGTGGGGTGCGGACAAAGCCGAGCTTGGCGCCATTCAGGCATCGATGGTCTCGGCGATTCCCTTACCCACCAAGGCCCCGCCGGTGAAGGACCAGGTGCTCGCGCCTGAAGAAACCAGCCCCGCACCGAAGCCCCCGCCCAAGGAAGCCACCGCACCGCCGCCGAAGCCGACCGATGTGCTGATCAAGGCCAAGGAGCCGAAGCCGCAACCGAAGAAGGTTGCGCCCGTAGAGACGCCTGCTCCGCCGAAGCATCCGCAGCCCACGCCTCCCCAGCCCACGAATAAGGCCACGAACGCGCAATCGGCTGTGCAGCTCGCATCGTCAACGACGCCTGTCGGCAACGGTACCGCTACCGCCACGATCCTCGATCGCACCTTCGGCGCTCGCTACGCGTATTACGTGGGCATCGTCAGCCGCAAGGTCGGCGAGAACTGGTACAAGGGCGAGGCCGATCCCCGCTCTTCCACCGGCCGTCAGGTCACGATGGTCTTCGACATCGACCGTGACGGAACGCCCTCCAACATTCGCGTCGAAACCTCCAGCGGTTCGCCGTCCCTCGATCTTTCCGCCAAGCGCGCTCTCCAGCGCATCGACACCTTCGGACCGCTGCCAGATGGCCGCGATTCCATTACCGTGGAGGACACCTTCGTCTATGGTCACCCGTAA
- the tolB gene encoding Tol-Pal system beta propeller repeat protein TolB encodes MFESRKKLTGILAVMTLVLSAATTRAQDTFKIRQDNGAGTIRLAVSDFKGQPDALKHSFDGTLSADLANAGIFDLVSKSMNPQSTPGLPAEINLAQWSAAPTSAAMVTFGNFTVAGGKILVNGFLFDAKNSQYPQVFAKQYRENATEDMARQIAHRLADEIIFRLGGGIPGIAETKIYYVKVSGGGTKEIWEMDYDGANQHAITHLGTVSLSPRVSPDNSRIAFSTLGRDGFQIKMYSLLLGRLVNFSSVGGTNLSPAWSPSGQQLAFSSSRTGDPEIWVSDPQGSMAHKITSFRGPDVSPTWNPKTGAQLAWISGRTGLPQLYIMDSDGSGVQRLTDGGYATSPSWSPNGQFVAFAWDRKYGPGAPGGQDIYVMEIASKRWIQLTHDGGRCDFPSWSPDGRHITYANSPDGKAEHARIMSMLADGTEKHALTGSGADMPNWSTH; translated from the coding sequence ATGTTTGAATCGAGAAAGAAACTCACCGGAATTCTGGCAGTCATGACGCTTGTTCTCAGCGCCGCGACGACTCGCGCGCAGGACACCTTCAAGATTCGCCAGGACAACGGCGCAGGCACCATTCGCCTTGCGGTCTCAGACTTCAAGGGCCAGCCCGACGCGCTGAAGCACTCCTTCGACGGCACGCTTTCCGCCGACCTCGCGAACGCGGGAATCTTTGATCTCGTTTCAAAGTCGATGAACCCGCAATCGACACCTGGTCTGCCTGCAGAGATCAATCTCGCGCAGTGGTCTGCGGCTCCGACCAGCGCCGCGATGGTCACCTTCGGCAACTTCACGGTGGCCGGCGGCAAGATCCTCGTCAACGGCTTCCTCTTCGACGCGAAGAACTCGCAATACCCACAGGTCTTCGCCAAGCAGTACCGCGAGAACGCGACCGAAGATATGGCGCGTCAGATCGCTCATCGTCTCGCCGATGAAATCATCTTCCGTCTCGGCGGCGGCATCCCCGGCATCGCCGAAACAAAGATTTACTACGTGAAGGTCTCCGGCGGTGGCACGAAGGAAATCTGGGAGATGGATTACGACGGCGCAAACCAGCACGCGATCACGCATCTCGGCACGGTGAGCCTCTCGCCGCGCGTCTCGCCGGACAACTCGCGCATCGCATTTTCCACGCTCGGTCGCGATGGCTTCCAGATCAAGATGTACTCGCTGCTCCTCGGCCGACTGGTGAACTTCTCCTCCGTGGGAGGCACGAATCTGTCGCCGGCATGGTCGCCGAGCGGCCAGCAGCTCGCGTTCTCGAGCTCACGCACAGGTGACCCGGAAATCTGGGTCAGCGATCCGCAAGGCTCGATGGCGCACAAGATCACCAGCTTCCGCGGACCGGACGTGTCGCCGACCTGGAACCCGAAGACCGGCGCGCAACTCGCGTGGATCAGCGGTCGCACCGGCCTGCCGCAGCTTTACATCATGGATTCCGACGGCTCGGGCGTGCAGCGTCTCACCGACGGAGGTTATGCGACCTCGCCGAGCTGGTCCCCGAACGGTCAGTTCGTGGCCTTCGCCTGGGACCGCAAGTACGGCCCTGGCGCGCCCGGCGGACAGGATATCTACGTGATGGAGATCGCCAGCAAGCGCTGGATTCAGCTCACCCACGACGGTGGTCGCTGCGACTTCCCTTCGTGGAGCCCGGACGGACGCCACATCACCTACGCAAACTCCCCTGATGGCAAGGCCGAGCACGCGCGCATCATGTCGATGCTTGCCGACGGCACGGAAAAACATGCACTCACCGGTTCGGGCGCAGATATGCCCAACTGGAGTACCCACTAA